In Trueperaceae bacterium, the sequence CCGCTCCCTTATCTCGCCGCACAGCCGCTGGAACTCAGGGTCCGCCCTGCTCGGCATGGCACCGCCGAAGGGCGTGTCCACCACCTCCGCCGCGACGATGGGGGCGTGGCGCGTGACCAGCAGCACCCGGCTCGACAGCAGCACCGCCTCCTCCACGCTGTGCGTGACCATCACGGTGGTCTTCGTTCCCTCCCGCGCGAGGGCGAAGAGCTCGCGCTGCAGCCGCTCGCGCCCCAGCTCGTCGACGGCGGAGAGCGGCTCGTCGAGCAGCAGCAACTCGCTGCCGAGCGCGAACTGCCGCGCCAGCGCCACCCGCTGCCGCTGCCCGCCGGAGAGCTGCCCCGGGAAGCGCCCCATCAGGGCGCCCAGGCCGAGCCGCGTCAACCACCGCTCGGCCAGCTCGCGCCGTTCGGCCCCGCCCACCCCCTTGATGGCCAGCGCCACCTCGACGTTGCGCCGCGCCGTGTACCACGGCAAGAGACCGTGATCCTGCAGGAGGAGGCCCACCGGCCCGCCCGGGCGCAGCACCGGCCGGCCGCCCAGCAGCACGCTCCCGGCGTCGGGAGCGCGCAACCCCGCGGCGAGGTAGAGGAGCGTCGTCTTGCCGCTGCCCGACGGGCCGATGACGCTGCAGAACTCCCCCGCGTCCAACCGCCAGTCGAAGCCGGCGAGGACAGGGTGATCGTGCCCGTACCCGAAGGTCACCCCCGAGAACTCGAGGAGGGCACCGGGCGGCCGCCGCTCGTTCACCTCGGGGCGGGACGGCGCCTCACGGGGCGGTGACGAAGCGACCGTCGACGAGGTCCTCGTACGGCAGCGGAGCGTCGATCATGCCGACCTCCACCATCCAGGCCTGCACCTCGGCCAGCTCCGCCTCGCTCGGCACGCGGGGCGCCGCGAAGGTCGGCACGGCGTACGTGGCCATGATGGGTTCGGGGATGCGGATCTCGTTGTGGCGGTACCGCTCCGGGTCGGCGTCGATGGCAGCCACAGCATCCTGGTAGGCGGCGAGGAAGGCGCAGACGTCGCCTGGGCGCTCGTCCAGCAGGCGCTGTGTGACCGTTAGCGCCACCGGCACGAACCCCGTGGCCGCGTCCGTCAGCACGGCCGTGGCGCCCTGCACCTGCGTGGCCAGGGTCGTGAGCGGTTCCGGCAGCAGCGCCGCCGCCACCAGCCCCTGGTTGAGCTGCTCGAGCCGGAGCGGGATGGCGCTCACCTCCAGGTAATCGGACGGATTCGGGTCGTAACCCGCGTCACGCAGCAGCTTGGTGGCCATGTACTCGGTGACGGTGTTGTGGCCCACCGCCACCTTCGCCTCGCCCGCGCGCAGCGCCGCGACGAGGTCGTAAGGCGTCTTCAGCCCGCTGGCGGCGCTCGTGACGATGGAGAAGAACGGCACGCCGGGCGCGAAGCTGTCGTGGCGCACGATCTTGAGGGCGTCGCCGGCGGCGACCTGCAGCACGGCGCCCATCACGTCGTTGTTGCCCACGTCGAGCCGGCCCGTCTGCAGGCCGATGGAGCGGTCGCGGGCGCTCTCGAGCGGAACGAGCTCGACCTCGACGCCGCGCGCCGCGAACAGCCCGCTCTGCTGCGCCACGAAGATGGGCAGGGTGTTCATGACGGGCAGGACGCCGACGCGCACGGGCTGCCCGCTGGTGGCGGGGCACTGCTGGGCGAACGCGGCGCCCGCAGCGGCAAGGAACAAGAGGGTGAGGAGGGTCCGTCTCACCGCCCCAGCCTACCGCGGCGCCCGGCGGCGGCGGACGAACGTCCTGCGCGTGCGTGCTAGCCTTCGCCCAACGACGCTCTGGAGGTCACGATGACTACGCTCGCCGGCCATCTCCTCGCGCGCGCCGGGCGGTCGCGCCGGGCGCTGGCGGTCCTCGTCTCGCTGTTGGCGATGGTGGCGGCGCCCGGCGCCGGGGCGCAGGGCGCGCCCATCCCCGAACGGTTCGCGACCACCGTGAGCGACACGGACTACCCCGGTTCCGACCTGTTGGCGCTACCGGACGTCACGCTCGAGCGCTGCGCCGCCGCGTGCCTGCGCGACGGGGCGTGCGCCGCCTTCACCTTCGACCAGCGCCACGGGATGTGCTTCCTGAAGGGCGCCGCCGCGGCGCCAGTGTCGTTCGTTGGCGCCGTCTCCGGCGTGGTGAGCGAGCAGGCGCCCGCGGCGCTGGAGCGGGCGCGCCAGGCGGCGGCGACCATCACCTTCCTCACAGAACACGACTTCGCCGCGGCGCTCGAGCAGGCGGCCGGCATGGCGCAGCGCTTCTTCGCCGAGGGCAACGACGAGGCCTGGCTGCTGACGCAGTCGCGCGGCATGGCCGCGGGGTCGGAGGTCACCTACACGGGCGCGGCCGTGACGGTGGCCGACAGCGGCGCGGCCTGGGCGCGCTACGCGGAGGCGCTCCTCAGGCTCGCCGACGCGGTGCCCAACCGCGCGTACGAGCGGGAGAGCCAGGCCGTGCTGGCGGCGCTCAACGCCGCGTTGCGGCTCGAGGGCCGCGAGCGGGCCGACGCCCTGCTAACGCTGGCGCGCGCCCTCGAGCGGCGCTACCGGGGCGAGGCCGCCCTGGGCGCCGTGCGGCTCGCCGACTCGCTCGTGTCCGGCATCGCCCGCGACGACCTCAGGCGCCTGCGGGAGGCGTTCGGCTTCCGGGTGCTCAGCCACGAGGTGGACGCGCGCACCGCGGCGCCGCGCATCTGCGTCACGTTCTCAGACGACCTCGCCGCCGCCACCGACTACGACCAGTACGTGCAGCGCGACGTGAGCGGACTGGCGCTCGAGGTCGAGGGCCGGCAACTGTGCGTCTCAGGGATCGCCTACGGCGAGAGCTACCACCTCACGCTCCGCGCCGGCCTCCCCGGCGCCGACGGCGACACGCTCGTCTCACGCGTGCCGCTCGACGTCTACGTGCGCGACCGGGCGCCGCAGGTGCGCTTCCCGGGGCGCGCCTACGTGCTGCCCGCCGTGGGCCCGCGGTCGCTGCCGGTGGAGACGGTCAACGCCGACCACCTGGAACTCGCGCTGCTCCGGGTGTCGGACCGGAACGTGGTGGCGACCATCAGGGACGGCACGTTCCTCAGGTCGCTCGGCGGCTGGGAGGGTCGGCGCTTCGAGGAGGACCTGACCGAGAGCGTGTGGGAGGGCGAGGCCCGGCTCGAGAGCGACCTCAACCGCGAGGTGACCACGCAGCTCCCGCTCGCGGAAGCGGGCGACCTGGCGCCCGGCGTCTACGTCCTGCGCGCCAAGGTGGCCGGCGCCGACGAGTACGAGTCGCCACCGGCGCTGCAGTGGTTCCTCGTCTCCGACCTCGGGGTGACCACCATGGCCGGCACCGACGGGGTGCACGTGGTGGTGCAGCGCCTGTCGAGCGGCGAGCCGGTCGAGGGCATCACGGTCGAGCTCGTGGCGCGCTCCAACCGCGTGCTGGGCGCGACGACCACCGACGCGAGCGGGCACGCCCTGTTCGCTGGCGCCCTCGCCCTCGGCGCCGGCAACGCCGCCCCCGCGCTCGTGCTGGTGACCGCCCTCGACGACATGGCTGTCCTCTCCCTCGAGGAGCCCGAGTTCGACCTCTCCGACCGCGGCGTGGCGGGCCGCGTCGCGCCCGGTCCGCTCGACGTGTTCCTCGCCACCGACCGCGGCGCCTACCGCCCCGGCGAGACCGTGAACCTGACGGCGCTCGTGCGCGACAACAGGGCCGCCGCCGTGCCGGGGCTGCCCCTCACGCTCGTGATGCTGCGCCCGGACGGGGTGGAGTACTCGCGCACCGTGTCGCACGGCGAAGGTGCCGGCGGCCACGTGCTGGCGCTGCCGCTCGGCGCCGCGGTGCCGCGCGGCGCGTGGCGCCTCGAGGCGTACGTGGACGTCGAGGCGCCGGCGCTCGCCACCACCACGGTGCTGGTCGAGGACTTCCTGCCGGAACGCATCGACGTGGAGCTCGCCCTGCCGGGAGGCGACCTCGTCGACCCGGCCGCGCCCCCCGCCCTGAGCGTGCAGGCCGACTACCTGTTCGGCGCCCCGGGCGCGGATCTCGCGGTGGACGGCAGCGTGACGATCACGCCCACGGCCGAGCTTCCGGGCTGGGCCGGTTACAGCTTCGGGCGGTTCGACGAGCGTGTGGAGCCGCAGCGCCGCACGTTCCCGAGCGGGCTGCGGACGGACGCGACGGGCGCGGCCACCGTGCCGCTCCCGCTCGCGCGGCTCGCGCTCGCCGCCCGCCCCTACCAGGCGACCACCACCGTGACGGTCATCGACGGCTCGTCGCGGCCCGTAGAGCGCACGCTGACCCGGACGCTGCGGCCGAGCGCCACCGTGGTGGGGATCCGGCCGGCCTTCGACGGGCCGCTCCCCGAGGGCGCCGAGGCCGGGTTCGACGTGGTCTTGGTGAACCCCGACCTCACAGCGGCCCGGGGCGACCTCACCTGGCGCGTCGACCGGGTGGAGACGCGTTACCAGTGGTACGCGGTCGACGGCCGCTGGTACTGGGAGCCCGTCACCGACCGCCGGCGCGTGGCCGAGGGGACCGCCGCCACCGACGCCGGGCCCGTGCGCGTCAGCGTGCCCGTGGACTGGGGCAGGTACGAGCTGCGCGTCGTCGGCTCGGGCCGGGCGCCTGCGAGCGCCTCGCTGCAGTTCAGCGCCGGGTGGGCCTCGGCCGACACCACGCGCGAGACGCCCGACCTCCTGGCCGTGTCGCTCGACGCGACCTCCTACGCCCCCGGCGACGTGGCGCGCCTGCGCGTCGACGCGACCGAGCCCGGCGTGGCGCTCGTGGCCGTCCTGACGGACCGGGTCGTCGACCTGCGGCTGGTGGAGGTCGCCGCCGAGACGACCGTCGAGCTGCCCGTGACCGACGAGTGGGGGGCGGGCGCCTACGTGACCGCCAGCCTGATCAGGCCCAGCGGCGGCGCTGAGCGGTTGCCCGCGCGCAGCCTCGGCCTGGCGCACGCCGCCGTCGACCCGGGCCCGCACCTGCTCGCCGTCACCCTCGCGGCGCCCGCCGAGACGCGCTCCGGCGGTCCCCTCGCCGTGACCCTCGAGGTGCCCGGGCTGCCCGACGGCGCCGGGCACGCCACCGTGGCCGCCGTGGACGTGGGCGTGCTCAACATCACCGGCTTCGAGGCGCCCGACCCGGCCGGCCATTACTTCGGCCAAAGGCGCCTCGGCGTGGCGCTGCGCGACCTCTACGGTCGCCTCATCGACGCGCGCCAGGGCGCGATCGGCGAGGTCCGCTCGGGCGGCGACGCCGGCGTGGAGACGAGCGCCGGACCGGCGCCGGCGGAGGAGCTGCTCGCCCTCTTCTCGGGACCCGTCGTCGTGCGCGACGGCCACGCCGAGGTGCTCTTCGACCTCCCGCCGTTCGGCGGCACCGTGCGGCTGATGGCCGTCGTGTGGACGGACGCGGCCGTCGGCCAAGCCGTGAGGGACGTGCTCGTGCGCGACCCCGTCGTCATCCAGGCGAGCCTCCCGCGCTTCATGACGCCCGGCGACGAGAGCAGGCTGCACCTCGAGCTCACGCACGTGACCGGGCCGGCGGGCGAGGCCCGCCTGGCCGTGAGCGGGCACGGGCTCGCCGCGGGACCGGCCGTGGTGCGGCTCGCCGAGGGCGGGCGCGCCGTGATCGACCTGCCGCTCGCCCCGACGGAGCTCGGCGAGCACACCTACCGGATCGACCTGACGACCCCCGGCGGGGTGACGTTGACGCGCGAGCTGCGCCTGACCGTCATGCACACCGACCCCGAGACGGCCCGCGCCGATCGCACGGTGCTGGCGCCCGGCGAGAGCTTCACCTTCGGCGCCGACGCGCTCGCCGGTTTCCTCCCCGACACCGCCCGCGCCACCCTCTCTACCGGGCTGGGGGGCGCCTTCGACGTGCCCGGCCTCGTCCTGAACCTGCTCGAGTACCCGTACCACTGCACCGAGCAGATCGTCTCGAGCCTGCAACCGCTCCTGCTCACGCCCGCGGTGGCGGCGCGCCTGGGCCTCGTGAGCGAGGACGACGTCCTGGCGCGCGTGCAGGCGGGCGTCGACCGCGTCCTGACGCGGCAGGACCGCCAGGGCGCCTTCGGGCTGTGGGGCGTGGGCGGCTACGACCTGTGGCTCGACGCCTACGTGACCGACTTCCTGCTGCGCGCCGAGGCGGCCGGCGCCGTCGTGCCGGAGGCGGCGCTACGCGGCGCCCTCGACAACCTCCGCAACGGCGTCGCGGTCGCCGGCTCCATGCAGGACGGCGCCGCCCCCTACGCCTTCGCCTTCTACGTGCTGGCGCGTGCCGGCGAGGCCGTGATCGGCGACCTGCGCTACTACGCCGACACGTACGCGGCCGCCTTCGACACGCCGCTGGCCGCCGCCCAACTGGCGGGCGCCCTCGCCCTCTACGGCGAGCAGGCGCGCGCCGACGCCATGTTCGCGCAGGCGCAGGACCTCGCCAGGCGCGGCGGCGACGTCACCGATTGGCGCAGCGACTACGGCACGCGCCTGCGCGACGCGGCGGGGCTGCTCGCCCTAGCCGCCGAGGCCGGCGCGCGCGCCGTGGACCTGCCGGCGCTCGTGGCGCGGGTGGCCGGCGGCGGTCAGGCGGCCCTACTGTCGCCGCAGGAGGCGGCCTGGGCGCTGCGCGCCGCTGCCGCGGTGGCGGACGACGCCCGCGGGCTCGAGCTCGACGGCGAGGCCGTGACCGGCAACGTCTCCCTGCGCTACGAGGGGCGCGACCGCGTGCTGACCAACGGCGGCGACGAGGAGGTCGTGGTGACGGTCACGACCTTCGGGGTGGCGGCGGAGGCGCCGCGCGCCGGCGGCGTCGGCTACGACGTCAGCCGCACCTACTTCACCCCCGACGGGGCGCCGGCCGACGTGAGGAGCGTGCGCGTGGGCGACCGGCTCGTCGTCGTGCTGGACGTGCGCCCGCAGGCGGGCGTCCCGCAGGGGCGGCTGATCGTGGACGACGCGCTGCCCGCCGGCCTGGAGATCGACAACCCCGACTTCCTGACGTCGGGCGACGTGAGCGCCTTCGCCTGGCTGCGGTTGGCCGGCACCCCCGAGCTCGCCGAGTCCCGCGCCGACCGCTTCCTCGCGGCCATCGACCAGAGAGACGGCACGCCGCTGCGGCTGGCGTACGTGGCGCGCGCCGTCTCGCCGGGCACGTTCCACGCAGCGGCGCCGTTGGTGATGGACCTCTACCGGCCCGTCAACCGCGCCGTGGGCGAGACGAGCACGCTGGTGATCGGGCAGTGACGGCCGACGGTGGCGTCCCGCCGTGACCGGCCCGTTGGAGCCGGGGAGCCCGTGGGCGCGCGTTGCCGCCGGCGCTCCCCGGCCCGGCGCCGCGCCGCCCGGCTGACGCTCCTCGGGCTCGCCGCCGCCGTGGCGGCGGCGGCGTGGCTCGGCTTCGACCGGTGGGTGGCCGCCACCGAGCTGCCGCCACTCGCCCCCGCCGTCTCGGCGGAGGTGCTGGCCCGCGACGGGCGCATGCTGCGGGCCTACACCGTCGACGACGGTCGCTGGCGCCTGCGCGTCGACGCCCGCGGCGTCGACCCGCGCTACGTGGCCATGCTCCTCGCCTACGAGGACGGCCGCTTCTACGGCCACCGCGGCGTAGACGTGACGGCGTTGGCGCGCGCCGCGTTCCGCTCGCTCGTTGCGGGGCGCGTCGTGAGCGGCGGTTCGACGCTCACCATGCAGGTGGCGCGCCTCCTCGAGGAGGGCGCGACGGGCTCGTGGCGCGGCAAGCTGCGCCAGATCAGGGTGGCGTTGGCGCTCGAGCGGGTGCTCGACAAGGACGAGATCATGGCGCTCTACCTCCAGCTCGCGCCGATGGGCGGCAACCTGGAGGGGGTGCGGGCCGGGAGCCTGGCGTGGTTCGGCAAGGAGCCCACGCGCCTGACGGAGGCGGAGGCCGCCCTGCTGGTGGCGCTGCCGCAGGCGCCCGCCACGCGCGCGCCGGACGCCCACCCGGCGGCGGCCGCGGCGGCGCGCGAGCGGGTGTTGCGCCGCGCCGCCGCCGCCGGCGTCGTGACGGCGGAGGCGGTCGACGCCGCGCTGCGCGAACCGCTCCCGACCGCGCGGCTGCCCTTCCCGGCGTTGGCGCCGCACCTGGCCGACCGGCTGCGCGCCGAGGCGCCGGACGCGGCGCTGCAACGCACCACCCTGGACGCCGACCTGCAGGCTGCCATGGAGGCGCTGGCGAGGGGGGCGCTTGTCGGCCTGCCGCGCCAGGTCGCGGTCGCGCTGGTGGTGGCAGACGCGGATTCGGGCGAGGTCCTGGCCGAGGTGGGCTCCGCCGACTACGCCAGCGCGGCGCGGCTCGGCTACGTCGACATGACGACCGCCCTGCGCTCGCCCGGTTCGACGCTCAAGCCGCTCGTTTACGGTCTGGCGTTCAGCGACGGCCTCGCCCACCCCGAGACGCTACTGAACGACCGGCCGGAGGACTACGGCGGCTACGCGCCGCAGAACTTCGACGGCGTGTTCCGCGGCCCCGTAACGGCGCGCGAGGCGCTGCAGGCGTCCCTCAACCTGCCGGTGGTGGCGCTGACGGAGGTGCTTGGACCCGCTCGGCTCCTGGCCGCGTTGCGTGCCGCCGGGGTGGAGGTCGTCGTGCCCGGGGACGCCGCCGGGCTGGCCGTGGCGCTTGGCGGCGTGGGCGTGAGCCTGGAGGGGCTCGTGCAGCTCTACGCGGCCATCGCGCGCGGCGGCGAGGCGCGGGCGCTGCGGGTGCGGGCGGGCGGGGCGGCCGGGGAGGGCGAGGCGCCCACGCGGGGCGAGGCGCCCACGCGCGGCGAGGCGCCCACGCGCAGCGGGACGCCCGCGAGCAGCGGGACGCCCGCGAGCAGCGGGACGCCCGCGCGCCCGCGCCTCATGACGCCCGAGGCGGCGTGGCAGGTGGCCGACATCCTGGCGGGCGCGCCGCGGCCCGCCAACCTGCCCGACTGGCCGCTCGCCTTCAAGACCGGCACGTCGCACGGCAACCGCGACGCCCTCGCGTTGGGCTTCGACGGCAAGCACGTGGTGGGCGTGTGGGTCGGCCGTGCCGACGGCACCCCCGTGCCGGGGATGCTCGGCGTGGAGGTGGCGGCGCCCATCCTGTTCGACGTCTTCGCTCACCTAGGCGGGCCGGTGCCGCTGCCCGGTCCGCCGCCCGGGGCCGCCTCCGTCGGGTCGACGAGCGACCTGCCGCCGCACCTGCGCCAGTTCGGGGCGCGCGACGTGAGCGTCGACGACGCGCCGCGCCTCACCTTCCCGCCCGACGGCGCCGTGCTGACGCCGCTGCCCGGCGGCGTGCCCGTGCGGGTCGAGCGCGGCACGGCCCCCTTCACGTGGTTCGCGAACGGCGCCCCCGTGCTCCTGGGGAGCTACGAGCGCGAGGCGCGCCTGCCGTTGCCGGCGGCCGGGTTCGTGACCGTGGCGGTGGTGGACGACGCCGGGCGCGCCGCGCGCGTGAGGATCGAGCTGCGCTGAGCGGGGATCAGCGCGGGGCCGTCAGGAACGCCCGCAGTCCGTCCACGTCGTCGGTGTTCAGCAGGTCGACGCCGGCCTCGAGCAGGTGCGCCCACACCCGCTCGCGCGCGGGGCCGGGCTCGTCGGGGGTGCCCCAGAAGCGGAGCGCCTGCCCGTGGGCGTGGGCGGTGGCGACCATGGCCGCGAGGCGGCGCCCCTCCTCGGGCGGTGCCCGTCCCGCGCCGCGCCAGGCGAAGAGGGCGCGCCAGTCGTCGCTGATGAGGGGCATGACGCCCGCGTCGGTGAACGTCCCCAGGTCGCCGCTGCGGCCGTCGAGGGTGAGGACGTGGTCGCCGAGCGCGGCGGGCGGCGGGCGGTTGCCCGAGAGCATGACGCGCACGGGCGCTGGGCCGGCGCGCGGGTCGACGAGGTCCGGGTAGCGCGCCAGCAGGCGCCGCGTGGCCGCGAGGGCGGGCCTGGCCGCGGTCTTCACGTCCAGGTGGAGCCACAGCGGGTGCCCACCTTCGAAGAGGCGGCCGCCGCGCTCGCTGACGAGGGCGCGCAGCGGCTCGAGGTAGAGGCGCCTCAGTGTGTTGCCGGGGCGCAGGCGCCGCGCGTCGTGACCGACGAGGACGCGGCCTGCGAGCACGAAGGCGTCGACCTCGACGTGGGTGAACCCGGCCGCGAGCGAGCGCGCCAGCGGCGGCGTGAGCTCGCAGTCGCGGTGCGAGTAGGCGCGCGGGAGGGGCGAGCCCACCGCGCTGGTGATGCCCGCGCGCGGCGGCTCGGGGCGCTGCCCGCTCCTCACCCGCTCAGCCTTCCAGGGCAGCGACCTCGGCTGGGGTGAGCGGCCTATCGGCGGCGATCCGCAGCTCCCGGAACTCCGCCCCCGACCGGCAGCCGACGATGGCGTGCATGTTCATGGGTTGGCTGAGCGCGTACTGGAGCGCGACCTGGCTCGGCGTCAGGCCGCGGGCGCGGGCGAGCGCCCGGACCCGGTCGCGCCGTGCCGCGTTGGCGAGCGTGTCGAAGACGCTCACCTCGAGTTGCGGGGCGGGTGCGTTCGGGGTGGCGGCGAAGTAGCCCATGGCCAGGCTCGACCAGGCGAGGACGGGCGTGCCGGTCGACTCGTAGAAGGCCCGCTCGGCCGCCCCCTCGGGGCCGGAGATGCTGACGCAGCCCGGCCAAGGGGGCGCGACCGGCACCGCCAGGCTGAAGTGCGGGCTGCTGGCCGCCACGGGCTCCATCTCGCTCGCGCGCGCGTACGCGTTGGCGGCGGCTATGCGCCCGTGGTGCCAGTTGGAGACGCCGTAGGCGCGGATCAGGCCGCGCTCCCTCAGGTCGTGCAGGATGGTCATCACGGTGCCCACCGGCACGGTCTCGTCGTCGCGGTGGAGGAGGTAGAGGTCCACCACGTCGGTGCGCAGGCGCTCGAGCGAGCCGGCGAGGTCGGCGACGATGTCGGCGCGGGTGATGCGGTTGCGTCCGCCGTAGGGGTGACCGCCCTTGGTGATCAGGAACAAGCCGTCGCGGCCGCCGCGCGCCGCCAGCCAGGCGCCGAACGCGGCCTCGCTGGCGCCGCCGCCGTAGTTCTCGGCGAGGTCGAAGGTCGTCGCCCCGGCCGCCGCGACGGCGTCGAGGAGGGCGACGACGTCGGCCTGCGTCATGCCCGAGAGGTGCGCCGTGCCCTGGATGAGGCGGTCGGCGCGCTTGCCGGCGACCTCGAGCGTCACGGCGCCACCCTCGTGGGGAGCGTCCGGGCAGCGCGGGTCATAGGCCGAGGCCCGCCAGGTAGTCGCGGTTACGCCGCGCGCTCTCCTTGGGGGTGCCCATGCCTGGGAGCACGTCCTGTTCGACGGTCACCCAGTCGGCGTAGCCGTGGCGACGCAGCGCGGCGAGGACCGCCGCGAAGTCGATGCTTCCCCGCCCCAGCTCGGAGTAGAGGCCGGCGCGTACGGCCGTGACGTAGTCCCACCCCTCGGCGCGAGCGCGCGCCGCGACCGCGGCGTCACAGTCCTTGAGGTGGACGTAGCGCACACGCTCCCGGAAGCGCTCGAGGCCGCGGGCGGCGGTCAGGCCGTCCTCGTCGGGCGCGCCGGCGCCGTACACGTAGTGTCCGGTGTCGAACACGAGCCCGACGAGGTCGGGGTCGGTGGCGGCCAGCAGCCGCTCGATCTCGTCGGGTGTCTCCACGAAACTGCCGCAATGAGGATGGAAAACGGTAGACAGACCGGTCGTGTCACCCACGATCCTTGCGGTGGCGTTCACGTTGGCCGCGACGATCGTCCACTCCTCGTTGCTCAGGCCGAGCGCGGCCGTGACGCGGCCCGCGTTGCGGCTGCGGGCCGCGTCCGTCCCGTCCTGGTCGGCGAGGACCAGGAGCGGGCGGCGCGCCCCCGGCTCGGCGCCGGCCAGGAGGCGGGCGAGACGCTCCAGGCGCGCGCGCTCGCGCTCGACGACCCCGGGCTCGCGCAGCGCCACCCCGAAGTAGGCGCCCAGCAGGGTGAGGCCGCGCGCCGCCAGCTCGGCGCGGAGAGCCGCCGGGTCGGTCGGCATGTAGCCGTAGTCGCCCAGCTCGGTGCCCGTGTAGCCGGTGGCGGCGAGCTCGTCGAGCATCCGGGCCCAGCCGACCCCGGGATCGCCCCGCCCGACGAGCCCCCAGGAGCACGGGGCGTTGGCCACCCGGATGGGCGCGCCGGGCCGGCCGGCGCCCACCTGATCGAGACCTGGAACCGTTGCCACCTGAGCTCTCGCCTCCTAGGCCCGCGTCGCGGCCGGCGCTACCCACGCGCCGCCCCGGCAGGCCACCTTGGGGCCACAGTCTGGCGCATGGACGGGCGCCCTGACAAGCGGCCGCGCGGGTTACCTGGCGGCGGTCCGGTGCCGACCGTGCGCCCGTCATTGACAGCGGGCGCGGCGGGCGTCTAGCATCGAACCAGTTCGAAACCTCGGGGAGGTCCGCGCTGATGTGGTCGGCGTCAATGCGTGCACGACGCTACCGAACCGGTTCGATGACGGCGGGCGGCGTGGGCGCGTGAGCACCATCCGAGACATCGCCCGCCAGGCCGGCGTGGCCGTCTCGACCGCCTCGCTCGCCCTCAACGGCGACGAGCGGGTGGCGCCCGACACGCGCAAGCGCGTGCTGGCCGTCGCCGAGCGGCTCGACTACCACCCCAGCCGCACGGCCAAGAGCCTCTCGAGCGGCCGCACCTGGTCGCTCCACCTGCTGAACCCGATGGGGGAGGCGGGCCTGTCGTCGAGCTTCTTCACCCGCTTCGTCCACGGCGTCCACGACGTGGTCCACACCCGCGACTACACGCTGGCGCTCACCGTGCTCGACGACGAGGCCGAGGCCCGGGACCTGCTCGGGAAGCTGATCCTCGAGCGCTGGACCGACGGCGTCATCCTCATGAACCTCTCCGAGGAGGAGCCGCTCCTCGCCAAGCTCCTGCAGCACGACTTCCCGCACGTGCTGCTGGGCCACAGCGGCCTGCCGGGCATCACCAGCGTCGACAACGACAACGTGGCCGTCGGCCGCGACGCCGCCCGCCACCTGCTCGAGCGCGGCCGCGCCCCGCTCCTGTTCCTCAACGGACCCGAGGCCCACGCCTTCGCGCAGGAGCGCGCCCGCGGCTTCGTGGCCGCCCACGCCGCCGCCGGCGTGCCGGTCGGGCCCGACGCCGTCCAGTTCGGGGTGCAGACGGCGGAGGACGCCCGCGCCCGCCTGGGCGGCCTCCTGGCGGGCGGCGGCGAGTACGGCGGGGTGCTGG encodes:
- a CDS encoding alpha-2-macroglobulin family protein, whose amino-acid sequence is MTTLAGHLLARAGRSRRALAVLVSLLAMVAAPGAGAQGAPIPERFATTVSDTDYPGSDLLALPDVTLERCAAACLRDGACAAFTFDQRHGMCFLKGAAAAPVSFVGAVSGVVSEQAPAALERARQAAATITFLTEHDFAAALEQAAGMAQRFFAEGNDEAWLLTQSRGMAAGSEVTYTGAAVTVADSGAAWARYAEALLRLADAVPNRAYERESQAVLAALNAALRLEGRERADALLTLARALERRYRGEAALGAVRLADSLVSGIARDDLRRLREAFGFRVLSHEVDARTAAPRICVTFSDDLAAATDYDQYVQRDVSGLALEVEGRQLCVSGIAYGESYHLTLRAGLPGADGDTLVSRVPLDVYVRDRAPQVRFPGRAYVLPAVGPRSLPVETVNADHLELALLRVSDRNVVATIRDGTFLRSLGGWEGRRFEEDLTESVWEGEARLESDLNREVTTQLPLAEAGDLAPGVYVLRAKVAGADEYESPPALQWFLVSDLGVTTMAGTDGVHVVVQRLSSGEPVEGITVELVARSNRVLGATTTDASGHALFAGALALGAGNAAPALVLVTALDDMAVLSLEEPEFDLSDRGVAGRVAPGPLDVFLATDRGAYRPGETVNLTALVRDNRAAAVPGLPLTLVMLRPDGVEYSRTVSHGEGAGGHVLALPLGAAVPRGAWRLEAYVDVEAPALATTTVLVEDFLPERIDVELALPGGDLVDPAAPPALSVQADYLFGAPGADLAVDGSVTITPTAELPGWAGYSFGRFDERVEPQRRTFPSGLRTDATGAATVPLPLARLALAARPYQATTTVTVIDGSSRPVERTLTRTLRPSATVVGIRPAFDGPLPEGAEAGFDVVLVNPDLTAARGDLTWRVDRVETRYQWYAVDGRWYWEPVTDRRRVAEGTAATDAGPVRVSVPVDWGRYELRVVGSGRAPASASLQFSAGWASADTTRETPDLLAVSLDATSYAPGDVARLRVDATEPGVALVAVLTDRVVDLRLVEVAAETTVELPVTDEWGAGAYVTASLIRPSGGAERLPARSLGLAHAAVDPGPHLLAVTLAAPAETRSGGPLAVTLEVPGLPDGAGHATVAAVDVGVLNITGFEAPDPAGHYFGQRRLGVALRDLYGRLIDARQGAIGEVRSGGDAGVETSAGPAPAEELLALFSGPVVVRDGHAEVLFDLPPFGGTVRLMAVVWTDAAVGQAVRDVLVRDPVVIQASLPRFMTPGDESRLHLELTHVTGPAGEARLAVSGHGLAAGPAVVRLAEGGRAVIDLPLAPTELGEHTYRIDLTTPGGVTLTRELRLTVMHTDPETARADRTVLAPGESFTFGADALAGFLPDTARATLSTGLGGAFDVPGLVLNLLEYPYHCTEQIVSSLQPLLLTPAVAARLGLVSEDDVLARVQAGVDRVLTRQDRQGAFGLWGVGGYDLWLDAYVTDFLLRAEAAGAVVPEAALRGALDNLRNGVAVAGSMQDGAAPYAFAFYVLARAGEAVIGDLRYYADTYAAAFDTPLAAAQLAGALALYGEQARADAMFAQAQDLARRGGDVTDWRSDYGTRLRDAAGLLALAAEAGARAVDLPALVARVAGGGQAALLSPQEAAWALRAAAAVADDARGLELDGEAVTGNVSLRYEGRDRVLTNGGDEEVVVTVTTFGVAAEAPRAGGVGYDVSRTYFTPDGAPADVRSVRVGDRLVVVLDVRPQAGVPQGRLIVDDALPAGLEIDNPDFLTSGDVSAFAWLRLAGTPELAESRADRFLAAIDQRDGTPLRLAYVARAVSPGTFHAAAPLVMDLYRPVNRAVGETSTLVIGQ
- a CDS encoding ABC transporter substrate-binding protein encodes the protein MRRTLLTLLFLAAAGAAFAQQCPATSGQPVRVGVLPVMNTLPIFVAQQSGLFAARGVEVELVPLESARDRSIGLQTGRLDVGNNDVMGAVLQVAAGDALKIVRHDSFAPGVPFFSIVTSAASGLKTPYDLVAALRAGEAKVAVGHNTVTEYMATKLLRDAGYDPNPSDYLEVSAIPLRLEQLNQGLVAAALLPEPLTTLATQVQGATAVLTDAATGFVPVALTVTQRLLDERPGDVCAFLAAYQDAVAAIDADPERYRHNEIRIPEPIMATYAVPTFAAPRVPSEAELAEVQAWMVEVGMIDAPLPYEDLVDGRFVTAP
- a CDS encoding ABC transporter ATP-binding protein; translated protein: MNERRPPGALLEFSGVTFGYGHDHPVLAGFDWRLDAGEFCSVIGPSGSGKTTLLYLAAGLRAPDAGSVLLGGRPVLRPGGPVGLLLQDHGLLPWYTARRNVEVALAIKGVGGAERRELAERWLTRLGLGALMGRFPGQLSGGQRQRVALARQFALGSELLLLDEPLSAVDELGRERLQRELFALAREGTKTTVMVTHSVEEAVLLSSRVLLVTRHAPIVAAEVVDTPFGGAMPSRADPEFQRLCGEIRERLRA